A window of Pseudomonas putida genomic DNA:
AGCAGTGCCGTGGCGGCAGATTTCCTGGTAGAGGTACGGGTGCTGGTGCAGCGCGGCTGCATGCTGGTCAGCCAGCCCCGCGATGCGGGTGCGCAGGCACTGGGGCGGATCGACCTGGGCGTTGCTGCGCGCCTGGATGGCCCTGGCGCACCGCTCAGCGGCGTGTTGCCGAGCCAGCGCCCGCCACGCCTGGAGTGCAACCCCGACACCCCGTACCAGGTCCGAGTCGACGGGGGGCAGCATGGTGGCGTCGGCGAGTTGCGCTTTCTGGCCAGCGATGATGACGCGGCCCGGCCCATCCCGT
This region includes:
- a CDS encoding spore coat U domain-containing protein, yielding MTERFLAALLGLMLSSSAVAADFLVEVRVLVQRGCMLVSQPRDAGAQALGRIDLGVAARLDGPGAPLSGVLPSQRPPRLECNPDTPYQVRVDGGQHGGVGELRFLASDDDAARPIPYRLYRDPAWREPLVVNGVHAARVPDSGSVELPLYARIDKLAWVPHAGRYADLLKVTVTW